The Pleomorphomonas sp. T1.2MG-36 DNA segment GATCCGGCCGGCGAGATTGCTCTTGGCGCCAGTGGTCGCCGCGAGCGACGCCGGCACGCCGCTCGCGAGAAGCGCATTCTCATCGTCGATGATCGCGATCAGCTCGTCGATCATGCCGTCCAGCTCGGCAAAGCGTCCCATGTCCGGGGACTTGGTCTCAGCGGCAGCTTTTGCGCCTGGCATGGTTTGATCTCCTGAATTGATCGAGAGGGACGACAACCCCGGTTTCCCCGGCAGGCGCCGAGATCAGCTTGCCGACGCTCAGGTAGGCGTGACTGACGGCGTAGCCGGCATTTGCGCTGGCTAGGGCGGCGGCCGTTTCGTCGAGGTGTCGCTCCAGCTCGGCAAGCACCTCCGTCACGTCGCCCTTGAACAAGCCGACGTTGCGGGCGTCCCCCGCCCCGCCCTCGCGTTTGATATCCCGGCGGATTTTCTCCAGCCGCCCGACCAGAAGATCGATCGCCGCCTGCGTCTCATCCCGTTCCGACTGCGCCGTCATCTCAGCGCACCGCTGACAGAAGGGAGTCGAACATGTCCTTGGCGGTCGAGATCACCTGTGAGGCCGCCGAATAGGCTTGCTGGGCGGCGATCATCGACGAGAACTCGGTGTTCGTATCGGTCGTGGATAACTCGAGCTCGTAGTCCTGTATGGAGCCGACACCATCGGAATCGGCAAAGTGATAGGTGGCGCCAGACGAGGTGTTCGAAGCCGAGTAGACCGAGTTGCTCATTTCAATAAGGCCGTTGGCATTGGAAAAGGTGGCGAGCGGGATCTTGTAGATCGGCACGGCTTCGCCGTTGCTGTAGTTGGCGGTAACGGTGCCATCCTCGTCGATGGTGACGCCGGAGAGCGTGCCGTAGGCACAGCCGTTCCCGATGCCGGCGATGTCGACCGCGGCGTCGCTGCTGTTGTCGGGCGTGTATTGCGACAGGCCATCCGACCCATTGACCGTGCCGAAGTCGAGAACGATCGACATGTCGGACGCACCGTCGCTAAGGCCGGTGATCGACAGCGTCGCGGAATCCGGCGTCTTCAAGGTGCCGTCTTCGTTGAACTCGATCTCGATGGTCGTGGTTTGAGCGGTACCCGTGGAGCCGCCGGTCGACGACGGGTCGGCGAACGACATGTCCCAGGTGTTCTGGCCCGTCTTTTCCCAGGTCACATCCATGGTGTAGGCGGTGCCCAGGCTGTCGAACAGTTCGATCTGGCTGGTGTAGCTATCCCCAACCTCGGCGTCGGCCGGCAGGCTGCCCTTCATCGTCATGCTGGTCGTCGCCGCCGCATAACCGGTCAGGACGTCGGTGTCGATCTGCTCGAGATTGGTCTCCGTGGTGCCGCCGACCACATTGCCATCGGCGTCGGTCGGCCAGCCGAGCAGCGTATAACCGTTGCTGGTGAGATAGCCGGTGTCGTCGTCAACCGTGAAGCTGCCGTTGCGGGTGTAGTAGATGTCGCTGCCATCGCCGGTCGTCACGGCGAAAAAGCCATCGCCATCGATGGCGATATTGGTACTGATCGATGACGAAACGAGCGTACCGCTGGCCAGGATGTTCTGCGACTTCGCCACGGTGACGCCGCCGCTGGAACTATTGGCATCGCCGGATGTCAACAACGAGGAAAAGCTGGCCGAGCTCGCCTTGTAGCCAGTCGTCGAGACGTTGGCGAGGTTGTTGGAAATGATCGACAACGCCGTCGACTGAGCCTGCATCGCCGAAACGGCGGAGTTCATTGCGCCCGTGAGAGACATGGCGTTTCTCCTCAGGCCGACGTGGTAGTGAGACCGGAGGAGATCGTATCGACCGCCTCCTGAAGGGACAGAAGCGTCGTGTTCATCTCGCTGAGCTGCGAATAGCTCGCGTAGGACATCATCTGGTTGAGGAAGTCGGACGTATCCGTCGGGTTCAGCGGGTTCTGGTTCTGAACTTCCTGAACAAGAAGCTGCAGGAACTGCGAGGTATCTACGGACGTGGTCGAAGTTGAAGTTGTCGTCGATGCCGTAGTTGTCGTAGCGGTAGTCGCCGAAGAGATAGAGGACATGATAAACCTCGCCCGTCTCCAGTCTTCACTTAAGAAGACCGGACCAAGAGACTGATCGGTGCCGTTGTTGATTGGCTTCAGTCTTTAGACGGGCCAGGTCGCCAAACCAGGCGCGAAAACTTAATGAGAGTTAGCAACGAAATTCGTTAACGCAAATTAATACTTCGAGATTTGCTTGATACGCAATGAGAGCACTCCGCCCGATGTCCGCGGCAACGAACTCGCCAGCGGGCCGCCCGGCCGAACGCGCCGACACAGACAAGCGATGCGTTTTGCAAAAAGATCAGGAGCCGGGGCGCAAGGAGGACGAGGGCTTGCCCGTCGGAGACGGCTTGTCGGCATCATCCTCGGCAAGTGCCACGATGCGGGCGGCAAGTCCGGCCGGCGCACGAACGGAAGGACCGGCTGCGAGCGCCTCGCGAAGCCGCACGGCGGTTTCGAGGATAGACCGCGCCCGCTCGGATTGCAGCAGCAACGCTTCGGCCGCGACACGAACGGCCGCCGGCCAAAGCGTCAAGTCCTCGCCATGACGATCGACGAGGTCCTGAAACTGCGCTTCGTCCATCAGTGCAACCCGTTCATTCGTAACAGATTGCCTCGGAGTATCTACCGGCAATGGATTGGGATCAATAGAGAAACGGTCGATACACGCTGTTACGCCCAGCGGAACGATTTCGACACCTGCGCTCCGGCGATACGTGGCGTCCGCCCCCCGTGCCCCGTCAAATGGGCCACTGCCGAATAGCGTTCGGAAACATCGGAGGCCGCGTGATTTGACGCCCGACATGGCAACCGAGCCGCAGGCAGACCGATCGCATCCGCGCGCGGTCGGTTGCCAGAAAGATCACGGACGAGAGCCGGTCAGGCCGAAGAACATCGCCGGATCCGTACCCGCCTCCATCGCAAGGCGTGGCCGCGACACCGCGACGTTCTGCTGCATCGCCGCTTCGGCGGCGTCCTGGCGGACGAACG contains these protein-coding regions:
- the flgE gene encoding flagellar hook protein FlgE — protein: MSLTGAMNSAVSAMQAQSTALSIISNNLANVSTTGYKASSASFSSLLTSGDANSSSGGVTVAKSQNILASGTLVSSSISTNIAIDGDGFFAVTTGDGSDIYYTRNGSFTVDDDTGYLTSNGYTLLGWPTDADGNVVGGTTETNLEQIDTDVLTGYAAATTSMTMKGSLPADAEVGDSYTSQIELFDSLGTAYTMDVTWEKTGQNTWDMSFADPSSTGGSTGTAQTTTIEIEFNEDGTLKTPDSATLSITGLSDGASDMSIVLDFGTVNGSDGLSQYTPDNSSDAAVDIAGIGNGCAYGTLSGVTIDEDGTVTANYSNGEAVPIYKIPLATFSNANGLIEMSNSVYSASNTSSGATYHFADSDGVGSIQDYELELSTTDTNTEFSSMIAAQQAYSAASQVISTAKDMFDSLLSAVR
- a CDS encoding flagellar hook capping FlgD N-terminal domain-containing protein encodes the protein MSSISSATTATTTTASTTTSTSTTSVDTSQFLQLLVQEVQNQNPLNPTDTSDFLNQMMSYASYSQLSEMNTTLLSLQEAVDTISSGLTTTSA